The window GGCGGGGGGATCCCGGTCGCCGGCCGGGTCATCCCCCGGCGGGGCAGGACCGGGTCGCGGACGGCAGCCGTCCGTCGAGCAGGAAGTGGTCCACGTACTCCTTGACGCAGGACGAGGCCGCGTAGGCGGTGTGTCCCTCGCCCTTGTGGTCCACGATCACCGCCGAGCCGAGCCGCTCCGCCGTCTCCTCCGTCCACTCGTACGGGGTCGCCGGGTCCCCGCGGGTGCCGATCAGCAGCATCCGCGGGGCGCCCGGGTGGTTGATCCTGCGGATGAAGTCGGTTCCGGCGGGGCGCCCGTAGCAGGCGAGCACCGTCATCAGCTGGCGCGGCCCGAAGATCTCCGAGGCCTTCAGGAACTCGCCCTCCATGTCCCGCAGTTCCTGCTCGACGACCGCCGGGTCGGCCTTGTCGCGCGAGCGGTCCGGGTCGTCCGCGCAGTTCACGGCGGCGAGCGCGGCCAGGGCGTTGTCGGCGGGCACCGTACCGGGGCCGGCGCCCTGGTCCTCGTCCTCGGGCGGCGGGATCAGCGGTCCGCTGAGCTGGAGCAGGCCCGCCGGATCCCTGTCGCGCTCCGCCGACGCCAGCGCCTCGGCGAGCGCGGGCCACAGCTGCTGCGAGTACAGGGCGTTGCCCATGGCGACGGCGGCGACCTGCCCGGTCAGGTACGTGCCGTCCTCGCCGACGAGCGGCTCCTCGTCGAGCCGGGTCACCAGGGCGGCCACCTTCTCCTTGGCGGTGCGGGTGTTGGTCCCGTAGACGCAGTCCTGCTGGTGCGCGCACCAGGACAGGAAGTTGTCCAGGGCCCGCTGCTGGGCACGCGTGGAGACCAGGGCCCGCTCCGCCAGCGGCGCGGTGAGGGTGTCGACGCCGTCGAGGACCATCCGGCCGGTGCTGCCGGGGAACTGCGCCGCGTACACGGCGCCGAGCCGGGCCCCGTAGGAGAAGCCGAGGTAGTTGAGCTTCTCGTCCCCGAGGACGCGGCGGATCACGTCCATGTCGCGGGAGACGTTCACGGTCCCGATGTACGGGAGGACGGGGCCCGAGGCGAGCTCGCAGCGCCGGGCCAGGGACCGCAGGGCCGCCAGCAGCGCGGCGGCGTCGGGGATCGCCTCCGCGTCGGCGTGCTGGGGTCCGCCGCAGGAGACGGGCTCGCTGTGGCCGACCCCGCGCGGGTCGAAGCCGATGAGGTCGTACCGCTCGCCGAGGTCGGCGAAGAACTTGGCGCTGTCGGCCAGGCTCGCGGTGCCCGGGGCGCCGGGGCCGCCGAAGTTCAGCAGCAGCGAGCCGATGCGGT of the Streptomyces sp. NBC_01294 genome contains:
- a CDS encoding alpha/beta hydrolase encodes the protein MHRSRRSHRSRRSQRSRARTALAAWALFLASLVAAPAVPAAAPTPPPTPIPTPVPTPTGDDPLARFHAQRVQWKDCRDRPVPAEMQCATVDVPRDYAAPGKGTVKVALARIPATDRKNRIGSLLLNFGGPGAPGTASLADSAKFFADLGERYDLIGFDPRGVGHSEPVSCGGPQHADAEAIPDAAALLAALRSLARRCELASGPVLPYIGTVNVSRDMDVIRRVLGDEKLNYLGFSYGARLGAVYAAQFPGSTGRMVLDGVDTLTAPLAERALVSTRAQQRALDNFLSWCAHQQDCVYGTNTRTAKEKVAALVTRLDEEPLVGEDGTYLTGQVAAVAMGNALYSQQLWPALAEALASAERDRDPAGLLQLSGPLIPPPEDEDQGAGPGTVPADNALAALAAVNCADDPDRSRDKADPAVVEQELRDMEGEFLKASEIFGPRQLMTVLACYGRPAGTDFIRRINHPGAPRMLLIGTRGDPATPYEWTEETAERLGSAVIVDHKGEGHTAYAASSCVKEYVDHFLLDGRLPSATRSCPAGG